The following coding sequences lie in one Gemmatimonadota bacterium genomic window:
- a CDS encoding N,N-dimethylformamidase large subunit produces MTDIPLLGYTDRLSGRPGDEIAFKVSSVAAEPYQASLVRVICADPNPAGPGLQLEEAGLPFWGEFPSRSQPFHPGSHAVIPLDGRFHPASGLTLTATIWPTSPDKADQGIVNCSTSGRKPALSLCLDRGVLTAVVRSSTNQVTRVTCRSEPIKSRQWYRVWASYDAGSGTVSVGFRAIHAPPGPSNITVEAVGPVPLGDLARIIIGGQDGDPVHGHFNGKIEAPSLVDIPVEETDHHEYDVRNHPGAWALWDFARDTSSTRIVDVGPHGMHGRLVNMPARAMTGSRWTGEEMSWKHAPDQYGAIHFHDDDIYDFGWETDFTFTIPDGMRSGLYAARIRCGEHEDMMPFYVCAPRSRPTADLCVLASTFTYTVYGNHARPNFHPSWLDRINEWNAYPWNPAVHPEYGLSTYNFHGDGSGICHASHRRPLFSLRPGYITFGATEGDCSGLRHLQADTHLYAWLEKQGIPFDIVTDQELHDDGIEAIKGYRAVTTGSHPEYHTPRTLDALRQFREQGGHFMYLGGNGFYWRIAVHPEGNGTLEIRRNEGGIRAWAAEPGEYFQAFDGGYGGLWRRNNRPPQQLAGVGFSAQGNFHGSYYRIDPDARVNPETAWIFEGVEGETVGDYGFSGNGAAGFELDRADYRLGTPENTRVIASSEDHHESFIPVPEELLTHITTWSGEPIDKLIRADMVYQQSDSGSQLFSTGSITFCGSLLHNDADNDISRIVSNVLRRFLKP; encoded by the coding sequence ATGACCGACATTCCCCTGCTGGGTTACACCGACCGGTTGTCCGGCCGGCCCGGCGACGAGATCGCCTTCAAGGTCAGCAGCGTGGCCGCGGAACCCTACCAGGCCAGCCTCGTTCGCGTGATATGCGCCGACCCCAATCCCGCCGGTCCCGGATTACAACTGGAGGAAGCCGGCCTGCCCTTCTGGGGCGAATTCCCCTCCAGGTCCCAACCCTTCCACCCGGGCTCTCACGCCGTCATCCCTCTTGACGGCCGCTTCCACCCGGCCAGCGGCCTTACCCTTACCGCCACGATATGGCCCACGTCCCCGGACAAGGCGGACCAGGGCATCGTCAATTGCAGTACCAGTGGACGGAAGCCGGCGCTCAGTCTCTGCCTGGACCGGGGCGTTTTGACCGCGGTCGTCCGTTCATCGACGAACCAGGTGACCCGTGTTACCTGTCGAAGCGAGCCGATCAAGTCCCGGCAATGGTACCGGGTGTGGGCGAGCTACGATGCCGGAAGCGGGACGGTGAGTGTGGGGTTCCGGGCAATCCACGCACCTCCCGGACCATCCAATATCACAGTTGAGGCCGTCGGCCCCGTTCCCCTGGGCGACCTGGCCCGGATCATCATCGGTGGACAGGACGGCGATCCCGTTCACGGCCACTTCAATGGCAAGATCGAAGCGCCTTCCCTCGTCGACATCCCGGTGGAAGAAACCGACCACCACGAATACGACGTCAGAAACCATCCTGGCGCATGGGCCCTGTGGGACTTCGCCCGTGACACGAGTTCGACCCGAATCGTGGACGTCGGACCGCATGGAATGCACGGCCGCCTGGTCAACATGCCGGCCCGCGCCATGACCGGTTCCCGGTGGACCGGCGAGGAAATGTCCTGGAAGCACGCACCGGATCAGTACGGCGCCATCCACTTCCACGACGACGACATCTACGACTTCGGCTGGGAGACCGATTTCACCTTCACGATCCCGGACGGCATGCGATCGGGACTCTACGCGGCCCGTATCCGCTGTGGCGAACACGAGGACATGATGCCGTTCTACGTCTGCGCGCCACGGAGCAGGCCCACGGCGGATCTCTGCGTCCTTGCGTCCACCTTCACCTATACCGTCTACGGCAATCACGCCCGTCCGAATTTCCATCCTTCCTGGCTGGACCGGATCAATGAATGGAACGCTTATCCCTGGAATCCCGCCGTTCACCCGGAATACGGGCTCTCCACCTACAACTTTCACGGTGACGGCAGCGGCATCTGCCACGCCAGCCACAGGCGTCCCCTATTCTCTCTACGCCCGGGCTACATCACTTTCGGCGCCACGGAAGGCGATTGCTCGGGGCTGAGGCATCTTCAGGCGGACACCCACCTGTACGCATGGCTCGAAAAGCAGGGTATCCCCTTCGACATCGTCACCGACCAGGAACTGCACGATGACGGTATCGAGGCGATAAAGGGCTACCGCGCCGTAACCACGGGTTCCCATCCGGAATACCATACGCCGCGCACGCTCGACGCCCTGCGGCAGTTCCGGGAACAGGGCGGCCACTTCATGTACCTGGGGGGAAACGGGTTCTACTGGCGCATCGCCGTCCACCCGGAGGGCAACGGGACCCTCGAAATCCGTCGGAACGAAGGCGGCATACGGGCCTGGGCGGCCGAACCGGGCGAGTACTTCCAGGCCTTTGACGGCGGTTACGGCGGACTCTGGCGCCGGAACAACCGTCCCCCGCAGCAGCTCGCCGGCGTGGGGTTTTCGGCCCAGGGCAATTTCCATGGATCGTACTATCGCATCGATCCGGACGCCCGCGTCAACCCGGAGACCGCATGGATCTTCGAGGGGGTGGAGGGCGAGACCGTGGGCGATTACGGGTTCAGCGGAAACGGTGCCGCCGGGTTCGAACTCGACCGGGCCGACTACCGGCTGGGCACCCCCGAAAACACCCGCGTCATCGCGAGTTCCGAAGACCACCACGAATCCTTCATACCCGTGCCCGAAGAGCTGCTCACCCACATCACGACCTGGTCCGGTGAACCGATCGACAAACTGATCCGGGCGGACATGGTGTATCAGCAGTCGGACTCCGGCAGCCAGCTTTTTTCCACAGGATCCATCACCTTCTGCGGCAGCCTGCTGCATAACGATGCCGACAACGACATTTCCAGGATCGTGTCCAACGTGCTGCGCCGGTTCCTGAAACCATGA
- a CDS encoding metallophosphoesterase family protein, producing the protein MKIAVFADVHSNLDALETVLDHIDRWRPDRILCAGDIINRGPKPRECTECVVTRALAENWGMIYGNHERYVLKYGSGNLPDRGPEFEIIRHAKWTYDQLAGQTGQAGQTGAKRPDRTVSETGPNRPDSLVERLEALPFQWSMTDEAGNEFRMVHASMLGDRKGIFPDDTEASLREKIAPAPKVLVVGHTHRPLVRPVDDALVVNVGAVGAPFDRDPRAAYARMTFEAGAWKAEIIRLDYDRERAISRFHESGYLEDSGDFARLILAEFREARSLIPGWYRAFEDRVMAGEISLKASVDRYLEDCEIDG; encoded by the coding sequence ATGAAGATCGCCGTTTTCGCCGACGTGCACAGCAACCTTGACGCGCTGGAAACCGTCCTGGACCATATCGACCGCTGGCGTCCCGACAGGATCCTCTGCGCGGGCGACATCATCAACCGGGGACCCAAACCCCGCGAGTGCACCGAATGCGTTGTGACCCGTGCCTTGGCGGAAAACTGGGGCATGATTTACGGGAACCACGAGCGGTACGTGCTGAAGTACGGAAGCGGAAACCTGCCCGACCGCGGTCCCGAATTCGAGATCATCAGGCATGCGAAGTGGACGTACGATCAGTTGGCCGGGCAGACTGGACAGGCGGGTCAGACTGGGGCGAAGAGGCCGGACCGCACGGTAAGCGAGACCGGCCCGAACCGACCGGACAGCCTGGTCGAACGCCTCGAAGCACTGCCCTTTCAGTGGTCCATGACCGATGAGGCGGGGAACGAATTCCGCATGGTGCACGCCTCCATGCTGGGAGACCGCAAAGGGATCTTCCCCGATGACACCGAAGCATCGCTGCGCGAGAAAATCGCTCCGGCGCCGAAGGTGCTGGTGGTGGGACATACGCACCGGCCCCTGGTCCGGCCCGTGGACGACGCCCTGGTCGTCAACGTGGGCGCGGTGGGTGCGCCATTCGACCGGGACCCCCGCGCGGCCTACGCCCGGATGACGTTCGAGGCCGGCGCCTGGAAGGCGGAGATCATCCGACTCGACTATGACCGCGAACGGGCGATCTCGCGCTTCCACGAATCCGGCTACCTGGAGGACAGCGGCGATTTCGCCAGGCTTATCCTTGCCGAGTTCCGCGAAGCCCGGTCCCTTATACCAGGTTGGTACCGCGCCTTCGAAGACCGGGTGATGGCTGGTGAGATATCGCTGAAGGCGTCAGTGGATCGTTACCTGGAAGACTGCGAGATCGACGGCTGA